The DNA region AGGAATGGAAGATGGCTGTATCTGAGTCTCAGCTGATGTTGAGTGTGGGACTCATTGGTAAGAGCTAttttacacacactttacatttacatatatggctTATGTCCAGAGTCACTTACAACCTAAACTGTTTTACTCTGCTGATTCAGTGGTTTATAATGCAGGAGTCTTGTCTGAGTAATATTTGTATAATAACCAAGCTCGGTGTCAAGTCCTTTTCTGCTGTGTAGAGGGAAGAAATTTTACCCACAAAGAGAGAATATGAGTAACACATCTTTCTGAAAACCATCTACATTAATTGAAAATATAATGATTTTTCTTCCTTGtggaaatttaaaaacaaaagcagcacTAAGTAGTATTCTTAccctaaaattacagtttcaaaataattgtgatacttcactgacttgtaatggggagaatagagcctctgttgttgctaattcagactcagcactgcagaaagggcatcatgtatcttttggaggagggtagtacACTTGGAGGAGTGAATTGCACTCTGCAACTCTTAGGGAACCCAGGTACAAAACTACCATATCTTAATTAGCGTTCCTTAAAGGTTGCCATTAGAGATCATTTGTTTTTCTGGTTACGATATCTACCCATTCATCCAACTTTGGTTCTGTCTTTCAACTAATAatgactgatttaaaaaaaaaaatggtactTTTAATGGTACTACTCTTGATACATagttaaaaaatgttttccccTCAGAAAAGGATGTGAATGGAGATACACTGTGGGTGTGGTGTTACCCTTCAGTCAGCACTGAGCTGCGAGAAGTCCTCTTACGTAAATGTTGCCTGACATTGGACAAGATAGTGCTGCACACATTTGTGTTTGGGCAGTACTGCAGGGCCTGGTACTACATAAGCACAGTGGAGGTCCAGGAGCCCACTGTCCTCAAGAAGGTATGTTAACATTCCAAGATCCTAAATCATTCGGTGAAGCGCTGGTGGCGTATACTAGGGAAAAACTAAAGTTTTGCCACTTTGTTGAAATAACCGTTCAAGTAGAATATAACACCCAGAAAagggaatattttttttaaataatgcaatCACAAATGAgaatctgttatttatttattttgtaaacctttatttaactggAAAACGGACCCAAAAAAAGACCTTTATATTGTTGCTGGGATAACTTGATTGAATGCCGTAAAATCTAAAAAAATCTTACTGGAAACCACTGTAAATTATGCAAAATTTACATGGACAATGTGTGGACAATGCCATACATTaagaatcattggagaaaaaTGCCTGATTGTTCTTTGAAATACTACTGAGATCATTTGAAATTGTTGTGGAACTTTATTATTTACAGCTTAGTGCTTGGTCATGGAAGTGATAACTAAAATATATCAACATATCTCTGAAAATTAGCTATTTAGTGTTAAAGTTTTTAACGTTCACCTCTAGTTTATCACCAAAACATTGCACACTCCTTATTGTACGTAAGATTTCTATATAGACATATTTGACTTAACCTAATTGCTTATTCTCTTGGAATCATCCTCATTTCAGTGTATCCAGTATTATATTTCTGAATGTTCCAAGTGGTCATTCACTAAGcctgaaatatttgtttatcCCTGAAGGTCACACATTTTTCCATAGTTATTACAGCTAAGGATTTCAACCCTGAGAAGTATGCTGCCTTTGGTCGAGTCCTTTGCAGGTGAGCCGTGGTTTGCTAGAACGTGACTGTGTACAATGATTTGATTCTTCATTGATCAGCAACGAAATATTTAATTGAGCTGACGtttctatttatattttaatgtaagtGCACTTCAACTGAAATATTTCTCAACATGTGTATACATTGTGATGTGTGCTTCATCAGGATGTACAACAAACATGGCACTCCAGTGAAGATGATGGAGGGTTACATTGCAGTTCTCACTAAGGGCATCTGCCAAAGCGATGAGAACGGCTCCTTCCTAATCAAAGATTACGATGTCAGAAAAGCCTACTTGGCTGGATCTATAAAAGGTATAATTGTACATCCCTTTGTTGTTCTCTTAGTTGGATTATTGGCTTATCAGCAGCAATATTTCATATTCGTTAAGTTGTCTGTGAATGTCATTTCATATCATGGATTGCGTTTAATGTAGTTGGGGTATCTTGTGTCTGCTTGTTTAGAATCTAAAGCCTAAAATGACTGCCTTTGTGTCGTTGACTCAGATGTGGTGTCTCAGTTTGGAATGGAGACGATCATCCTATACACAGCACTAATGCTGAAGAAAAGGATTGTGGTCTATCATCCCCGTGTTGAAGCTCTCCTTGAATTTACAAGGTAATCACAACCTTTCTATAATCATTCTTATAGGGGCTAAAAAATGAGAACTTCAGGTGATTTAATAATGAGTGTCTGCttatttacagagtgttaaTTCTGTGCTTGTATCTTTAATAACAGAGCTCTTCCAGCTCTCACGTGGCACCGGAAAGACTGGTCCATTCTACACCCATATGTCCATCTGCAGGACAGTGAACTAGATAATCTCAGATCATGTACAGGTGTGGAGGATGTAAAATTCAGTTTGCATTTATGGATAATATGAATGTAATCTACATGGAATACTTTAAGCGTTAGATCATATGAACTTTGGTATCTAAATTGATGTAAAACCAGGAAATGATGTTCCTGTCAATAGTGAATAATAGTAACAATTTCTATGAAAGCTTTAAGGTTAAAGCCTTCTGACTGTGCTTGTTTTTCCCTGGTGTTCCTGCTAGATTTTTTCATCTTATTACATTACCTTTGGAATGTTGTCCTTCTGAACTTAAAACAGCTGTGTTCTTTGTTTTCAGGATATGTTGCAGGCTTTGTAGATCCTGAGGTTACCAACAGATCAGATCTCTTTGATGTCTTTGTGAATCTTCCAGACAGTGAAATAACCATAGCCCAACATGCCAAAGGTGAGAGATTTTATTTTAACCAGCTTGTTGACTCAAAATTATTGTTATAACTAAAGCGCAAGAAGGCCAGTTTTTAACTGGGTATatattatggtgcttttccactgcatgggtttAGCTTGACTCGACTTAGCACAACTTGGCTTGCTTAAAGCTGGTCACATTTGCAGTAGCACAGCTCCCCCGTGAAATGGAGCCAGTGAGGTTGCATATCCCCATCTCGAACAGGAAtcacaggctttgaaaaccacatcGTTGGTGGTAAATTTAGGGGCTGTTTACGCATTGTGTATtcgcgtgttgtttttgtttatttggactgaacacagctctggatgccaattctcacagatcagctttccttgttgcacgttcAGCTTTAGCTGGAAATTTTCATGGCCACTGGCCCAAGGAGCACTTAAACCTCTTCAATATAACTCAAGTAAAGTTATGACCTCCCGAGTccgattaaaaataaatgtgaaagctgctgtaaattaagagattttacaagcgctgaattttattgtaattgacatgtctttggccaatcagcgctctgtagggtttacacgtcacaatTTTGTACCTACTCGCCATGAACCTGGCACAAGCAGGGACTGaaagtacctggttccagggaccaagTCAAGTAGGTtttatgcagtggaaaaatgcctatagttaaaaatatataaacatagatTTGGAATTTGGAGTAGGTTGTTGCTTAATATAATAGGTAATTACACACATTATCCCTAAATGCATATTAATTTGCAAATGctattaataattagtttgtaaTTTGCagagcaaaataaaacaaaatgtgctTCGCCCCCCTTACAGAGGCAATGACTATGGGAAAGCTGCATAAAGAGGTGGGCCACTTCATCATCCAGTCTGCAGAGGACAGTGATCGTACAGACATACAAGTTATCAAGGTTGTAATTCctgtaaaataatttttgagCATTATattagtccattcatcatgaaatattcacaccaTTCAAACGATGTAGTAAAAATCGCCCCcagacagtgacaatatgtggcgttaaatgttatttaatgttgtgagggttttttttccccttcttcttTTAATTAGGACATCTCAGTGAAGACCAAGGAAATCCTAAGTAACTTGGTGTCCCTTGCCAAGGAAGGGGAGGACACAAAGTTGACACTGGAGATATTGAAACAACGTCACTTTCCTCCTGCAACTGAGAACTTCCTCTTCCATTTAGCTGCGGCTGAGCAACTGCTGAAAATCTAACCAATCAGAGTCCTCCTCGATCAGAGAAATGCTTATTGCTAGAATGTAAAATGGCTGTGTGACCCGATTAATTCTAACAGTTGCCAAATTGAATTTATATGAGTTTTATAGAGATTTTATAAAGTTGTAGGACATGGCTGGTGCTAGTAACATTCAGAAAACAATATTATGCAGCCGTCTCGTTCTGTGACCAAGACTGTGtcaatatatttttatctttattttcagAAATCAGAAAATCTATGTGATAAATGACACATACATGAATTTCTGAAGGTGGCACTTGATGATATTTCAGCTTAAAAGTGATTTTGACGGAACTCCCTTTGCAATTTAATTTCAGCAGATATTTAGTATTTCACTAGATAGCTGTGAAAATTATGGTTTATTTTTCAGActttaatttgttcatttaaatgttctgaaaaaaactaaaaatggtTCTTTCTCGTGcattatgaataaaaatattaacatgaaTATACAAAATACTATGCTGAAATACCAGTGTTATGATTAAATGCTTTctttttgttaatgtttaaaataatgctatTAACCTTCCCCTAtagaacattttaaagcacacacacacacatgtgtgtgtgctttaaaatgttctaTAGGGGAAGGTTAATAGCATTGTTATTTCAAGGAAATTCCACATGCTTAGAATCTCAGTGTAATTAAATGGTTAAGATTCATGACAGTAAAGAAACTTTCCAGATCATAAATATATTAACCTGGTTCCAATAATCAACACTCAAATCAGTTGCCTTTCATTTGAGTGGTGATATTAAGAGCCAGATGCCCAAGGTGTTTAATGCCACTATAAGCTACCTCACAGAAAGCTATGACTTGGAATTCACAGTTGAATGCCTGATGTGTCACAACCA from Hoplias malabaricus isolate fHopMal1 chromosome 8, fHopMal1.hap1, whole genome shotgun sequence includes:
- the dennd10 gene encoding DENN domain-containing protein 10; protein product: MAVSESQLMLSVGLIEKDVNGDTLWVWCYPSVSTELREVLLRKCCLTLDKIVLHTFVFGQYCRAWYYISTVEVQEPTVLKKVTHFSIVITAKDFNPEKYAAFGRVLCRMYNKHGTPVKMMEGYIAVLTKGICQSDENGSFLIKDYDVRKAYLAGSIKDVVSQFGMETIILYTALMLKKRIVVYHPRVEALLEFTRALPALTWHRKDWSILHPYVHLQDSELDNLRSCTGYVAGFVDPEVTNRSDLFDVFVNLPDSEITIAQHAKEAMTMGKLHKEVGHFIIQSAEDSDRTDIQVIKDISVKTKEILSNLVSLAKEGEDTKLTLEILKQRHFPPATENFLFHLAAAEQLLKI